In Bacteroidota bacterium, one genomic interval encodes:
- a CDS encoding transglycosylase domain-containing protein, translated as MAALIVKGKKAGDKGEFSKYVKYFWILYASVAGFIVILFTIISLGWMGFMPSFEELENPHSNLASEIISADQVLLGKYYIENRSNVHFSDLSPNLINALVATEDARFTEHSGVDMRSIFRVFWKTLLGGDKSSGGGSTITQQLAKNLFPRDEKPSFIKLFSTKLREWVTAIKLERNYTKEEIIAMYLNTVDFGSQSFGVKSAARTFFNKSPDALSVQEAAVLVGILKAPTKFSPVRNPMTALKRREIVLSQMESYGFLSFKEYDSIRRLPMDMTGYQIQDHTAGTATYFREYLRGVLTAQKPNEEDYADDKKYKETLNEWENNALYGWCNKNKKTDGTPYNIYKDGLRIFTTINSRMQQYGEEAVAEHLGNELQDEFYAHWKGVRKAPYDARLTEKQIDDLIRQSMVRSERYQSMMRAKASKETIDKAFNTKVKMKVFSWHGEIDTVMSPIDSIKYQKWFLLAGLMSMEPQTGYVRAYVGGINYRYFQYDHVCLAKRQVGSTFKPFVYTLAMQEGEFSPCSKIPNVPVTFDLPNGQRWEPKNSSKYKEGEMVTLKEALANSINWISAFLIKRYSPGPVIKVARKMGIKSDIPEVYAICLGVAELSLYEMVGAMSTYANKGVYTEPIFVTRIEDKYGNVLDQFVPRKNEAMSEETAYLMINLMQGVVEGGTGSRLRGKYGFTAPIAGKTGTTDNNSDGWFMGITPELVTGVWVGCEDRSVHFRSTLLGQGANMALPIWALYMKRVYADKSLKISQTDHFEAPRKPLSVDMDCSKTGSGQHSINFDIP; from the coding sequence ATGGCCGCATTGATTGTGAAAGGTAAAAAAGCCGGCGATAAGGGCGAATTCAGCAAATATGTAAAATATTTCTGGATCCTGTACGCTTCTGTTGCCGGATTTATTGTAATCCTGTTCACCATTATTTCACTTGGGTGGATGGGGTTTATGCCCTCTTTTGAAGAACTCGAAAATCCGCATTCAAATCTGGCCTCCGAGATTATCTCGGCCGACCAGGTGTTGCTCGGCAAATACTATATTGAGAATCGATCGAATGTCCACTTTTCTGACCTTTCACCTAATTTAATAAACGCACTTGTTGCAACGGAAGATGCCCGTTTTACTGAACATTCGGGAGTGGATATGCGCAGTATTTTCAGAGTGTTCTGGAAAACTTTATTGGGAGGTGATAAAAGTTCGGGTGGGGGAAGTACGATCACGCAACAGCTTGCCAAAAATCTTTTTCCGCGCGACGAAAAACCCTCATTCATTAAATTATTTTCAACAAAACTTCGCGAATGGGTTACGGCAATTAAACTGGAACGTAACTATACCAAAGAAGAAATTATTGCCATGTATCTGAATACGGTCGATTTTGGCAGCCAGTCTTTCGGGGTGAAATCTGCCGCTCGCACCTTTTTTAATAAATCGCCTGATGCACTCAGCGTTCAGGAAGCTGCCGTTTTGGTTGGCATTCTGAAGGCTCCTACAAAATTCAGTCCCGTCCGCAACCCCATGACGGCGCTGAAACGCCGCGAAATTGTTCTCAGCCAGATGGAAAGTTATGGCTTTTTATCATTTAAAGAATACGACTCTATCAGGCGTCTGCCCATGGATATGACCGGTTATCAGATTCAGGATCATACCGCCGGAACCGCAACTTACTTTCGGGAGTATCTCAGAGGCGTCCTTACCGCCCAAAAGCCTAACGAGGAGGATTATGCCGATGACAAAAAGTACAAGGAAACGTTGAATGAGTGGGAAAATAATGCCCTGTACGGTTGGTGTAATAAAAATAAAAAAACTGACGGAACGCCGTATAATATCTATAAAGACGGTCTGAGAATCTTCACCACAATCAATTCCAGGATGCAGCAATATGGCGAAGAGGCCGTGGCTGAGCATCTCGGAAATGAACTTCAGGACGAGTTTTATGCTCACTGGAAAGGTGTCAGGAAAGCGCCTTATGATGCACGTCTGACAGAGAAACAGATTGACGATCTCATCAGGCAGTCTATGGTCCGTTCAGAACGTTACCAAAGTATGATGCGCGCCAAAGCCAGTAAGGAAACAATCGATAAAGCCTTCAATACGAAAGTTAAAATGAAAGTGTTTTCGTGGCATGGCGAAATTGATACAGTCATGTCACCGATTGATTCTATAAAATATCAAAAATGGTTTTTGCTGGCCGGTCTCATGTCAATGGAACCGCAAACGGGATATGTCAGAGCGTATGTGGGCGGCATCAATTATCGCTATTTTCAGTACGACCATGTGTGCCTTGCAAAACGACAGGTGGGTTCTACCTTTAAACCATTCGTATATACACTCGCCATGCAGGAAGGCGAATTTTCTCCCTGCTCCAAAATCCCAAATGTGCCTGTTACTTTTGACCTGCCCAACGGCCAACGGTGGGAACCCAAAAATTCCAGCAAGTACAAGGAAGGTGAGATGGTAACACTTAAAGAAGCACTCGCCAATTCCATCAACTGGATATCTGCATTTCTGATAAAACGGTACTCACCGGGACCTGTTATTAAAGTTGCCCGTAAAATGGGTATTAAGAGCGATATTCCGGAGGTTTATGCCATTTGTTTGGGCGTTGCGGAATTATCGTTGTACGAAATGGTGGGAGCAATGTCAACCTACGCGAATAAGGGTGTTTATACAGAGCCGATATTTGTTACACGAATTGAAGATAAATATGGCAATGTTCTGGATCAATTTGTTCCGCGAAAGAATGAAGCCATGAGTGAAGAAACGGCCTATCTGATGATAAACCTTATGCAAGGCGTTGTGGAAGGTGGTACCGGCAGCCGACTTCGTGGTAAGTATGGATTTACGGCACCCATTGCAGGTAAAACTGGTACAACCGACAATAACTCTGATGGCTGGTTTATGGGAATTACACCCGAACTGGTAACCGGAGTTTGGGTAGGTTGTGAAGACAGAAGCGTGCATTTCAGGAGTACTTTACTTGGTCAGGGAGCAAACATGGCTCTTCCAATTTGGGCACTCTATATGAAAAGGGTATATGCGGATAAATCGCTTAAAATTTCACAAACCGACCACTTCGAAGCACCGCGCAAACCACTTTCTGTAGATATGGATTGTTCAAAAACCGGAAGTGGTCAGCATTCAATTAATTTCGATATACCATAA
- a CDS encoding DNA polymerase III subunit delta: MKFADIIGQNKTKNYLVRTVRNSRVSHAQLFLGPEGSGKLALALAYAQYINCENKVDFGDDAELIGDSCGTCPSCVKFTTLAHPDLHFFFPVATNKDVTKKPQAKLFLPVWREVFLRTKGYLSLNEWYDELGFENKQGIINADDCDEITKSLGYKAFEAEYKIVLIWHAEKLFHSAAPKILKILEEPPEKTLFLLVCGSFDLLLSTIISRTQMVKVPRLTDKDIISTLINNHGCSETIARRIAILCSGNITEALKLIDKTEEEDFNFSRFRDWMRYCFKPDVRGMISFSDEMAKVSREGLKNFFAYSLRVTRNCLLYHGNAGKLVKLEGEELEWIRDKFHPFINTANATSIEEEFSRAIFHLERNANARILLLDLSFTLASLLKIKVSQPQSA, encoded by the coding sequence ATGAAGTTTGCAGACATAATCGGTCAGAATAAAACCAAAAATTATTTGGTGCGCACGGTTCGGAATTCACGCGTGAGTCATGCACAGCTTTTTTTAGGTCCGGAAGGCTCCGGCAAACTTGCACTGGCCTTGGCGTACGCTCAATATATTAACTGCGAGAACAAGGTCGATTTTGGCGATGATGCGGAGCTTATCGGCGATTCATGCGGCACATGCCCGTCATGTGTTAAATTTACCACACTGGCTCATCCCGACCTTCATTTTTTCTTTCCGGTGGCTACCAATAAAGACGTCACCAAAAAGCCGCAGGCAAAACTATTCTTGCCCGTATGGCGCGAAGTGTTTTTGCGTACAAAAGGATATCTCAGCCTGAACGAATGGTATGATGAGCTCGGATTTGAAAACAAACAGGGTATCATTAATGCCGATGATTGCGATGAGATTACAAAATCACTGGGATACAAAGCTTTTGAAGCTGAATATAAAATTGTGCTGATCTGGCATGCCGAAAAGCTCTTCCATTCGGCAGCCCCAAAAATTCTGAAAATACTTGAAGAACCACCCGAAAAAACGCTCTTTCTCTTAGTGTGCGGAAGCTTTGATTTACTGTTATCAACCATTATAAGCCGCACACAAATGGTAAAAGTGCCCCGGCTTACGGATAAAGACATTATCAGCACACTTATCAATAATCACGGCTGCAGCGAAACCATTGCCCGGCGTATTGCTATACTTTGCAGCGGTAACATTACCGAAGCGCTTAAGCTTATTGATAAAACCGAGGAAGAAGATTTCAATTTTTCCCGCTTCCGCGATTGGATGAGATATTGCTTCAAACCGGATGTTCGGGGAATGATATCGTTTTCAGACGAAATGGCTAAGGTGAGTCGCGAAGGACTTAAAAACTTCTTTGCTTATTCATTGCGGGTAACGCGCAATTGCCTGCTATATCACGGCAATGCCGGAAAACTCGTTAAGCTCGAAGGCGAAGAACTGGAATGGATTAGAGATAAATTTCATCCGTTTATTAATACAGCCAATGCAACAAGTATAGAGGAAGAGTTTTCCAGAGCCATATTTCACCTGGAACGTAACGCAAATGCACGAATTCTGTTACTCGACCTGTCATTCACCCTGGCAAGCCTGCTCAAAATTAAAGTGTCACAACCACAGTCTGCCTGA
- a CDS encoding aldehyde ferredoxin oxidoreductase C-terminal domain-containing protein, whose amino-acid sequence MDISEFRKKHALLHSWSYVPAPIDKGYNNRTLYVNVGDGTIKEKPVNKEMKDKFVGGKGFGLKLLWDATKPDTKWTDPENEIVINTGPVCGITQYSGTGKSIVVAISPQTDIVVDSNVGGFFGPFLKFAGFDSMELQGKSDKEIMIFVDGNNHTIEIYDATNMPSDSHVLAEVLTDELAIDDNGRKYVSVVSAGTAADHSLIGMLNFSFFDSKRKLVRLKQAGRGGIGTVLRDKKIKAIVGRVDSVKGNANNVVNLEAIMERGKRFNKEMRELDDKQCEMRSKGTAHLTNVMNDYDLLPVHNFKFGSHPDYMKIHGEVWKSFFTQNMPDGCWIGCNMACAKAVDNFPLKTGPYKGQKVIVDGPEYETTSSLGSIAGIFDPEWTIEANFYCDTYGVCTISWGTILGFVMECYENGILNKERTGGLDLSFGSKDDAMELLHQCSRGEGFGVIAGQGVLKMKQLFAKNGWGDPQFMQDIGMENKGLEYSQYVSKESLAQQGGYAMTNKGPQHDEAWLIFMDMVNNQIPTFEAKAEALHYFPMFRTWFGLQGLCKLPWNDVEPESNKEAKEPAKVPEHVDNYLAIYKAVTGNDLDNKELVLQSERVYNFQRIFNIRRGYGLRKHDAQPYRACGPVTKEEYESRAERYDKQMKELIGIDPEGKSTEEKMAITRNYREDRYEQLLDAVYFRRGWTKNGVPKIDHLKKIGMDLPEVLSIVENKQD is encoded by the coding sequence ATGGATATCAGCGAATTCAGGAAAAAACATGCACTGCTGCACTCTTGGAGTTATGTCCCGGCTCCGATTGATAAAGGTTATAACAATCGTACACTCTATGTGAATGTTGGCGATGGTACTATCAAGGAAAAGCCCGTCAACAAAGAGATGAAAGATAAATTTGTGGGAGGAAAAGGATTCGGACTCAAACTGCTTTGGGATGCAACAAAACCTGATACCAAATGGACTGATCCTGAAAATGAAATCGTGATAAATACCGGTCCGGTTTGCGGAATTACACAGTATTCCGGAACAGGAAAATCAATAGTGGTAGCCATTTCACCGCAAACAGATATCGTTGTCGATTCAAATGTTGGCGGCTTTTTCGGACCCTTCCTTAAATTTGCCGGCTTTGACAGCATGGAACTGCAGGGGAAATCCGATAAGGAAATAATGATTTTTGTAGATGGTAACAACCATACCATCGAAATTTATGATGCTACCAATATGCCTTCCGATAGTCATGTGCTTGCTGAAGTTCTTACAGACGAGCTGGCAATTGATGATAATGGCCGCAAATACGTTTCTGTTGTATCTGCCGGTACGGCTGCCGACCACTCGCTGATTGGGATGCTTAACTTTAGTTTCTTTGATTCAAAACGTAAACTGGTCAGGCTGAAACAGGCTGGACGCGGCGGTATTGGAACAGTACTGCGCGATAAAAAAATTAAAGCCATCGTGGGTCGTGTTGATTCTGTTAAAGGAAATGCAAATAACGTGGTCAACCTCGAAGCCATCATGGAGCGCGGAAAACGTTTCAACAAAGAGATGCGCGAACTCGACGACAAACAGTGCGAAATGCGTTCCAAAGGAACAGCCCATCTTACCAACGTAATGAACGACTATGACCTGCTGCCCGTTCATAATTTCAAATTCGGAAGTCATCCCGATTACATGAAGATTCACGGTGAAGTTTGGAAATCATTCTTTACTCAAAATATGCCCGACGGTTGCTGGATTGGATGTAACATGGCTTGTGCAAAGGCCGTTGATAATTTCCCGCTGAAAACCGGACCTTACAAAGGACAGAAAGTTATTGTCGACGGACCGGAATATGAAACAACTTCTTCATTGGGCTCTATTGCAGGCATCTTTGATCCCGAATGGACCATCGAAGCAAACTTCTATTGCGATACCTATGGCGTATGCACTATCAGCTGGGGCACCATCCTTGGCTTTGTGATGGAATGCTACGAAAACGGCATATTGAACAAAGAACGCACCGGCGGTCTTGACCTCAGCTTTGGAAGTAAAGATGATGCCATGGAATTACTCCACCAATGTTCGCGTGGTGAAGGCTTTGGCGTGATTGCCGGACAAGGTGTGCTGAAGATGAAACAACTGTTTGCCAAAAACGGTTGGGGCGATCCACAGTTTATGCAGGATATCGGTATGGAAAACAAAGGACTTGAATATTCGCAGTATGTGTCAAAGGAATCCTTGGCACAGCAGGGTGGATATGCCATGACTAACAAAGGTCCGCAACACGACGAAGCATGGCTGATATTTATGGATATGGTGAATAACCAAATCCCCACCTTTGAAGCAAAAGCAGAAGCGCTGCATTATTTCCCGATGTTCCGCACATGGTTTGGATTACAAGGTTTGTGTAAACTCCCTTGGAATGATGTGGAACCCGAAAGCAACAAAGAAGCAAAAGAACCCGCCAAGGTTCCCGAACACGTTGACAATTACCTGGCAATCTATAAAGCCGTTACCGGCAATGATCTCGACAATAAAGAACTGGTGCTGCAGAGCGAGCGCGTCTATAATTTCCAGCGCATCTTCAATATCCGTCGCGGATACGGTCTGCGTAAGCATGATGCACAGCCTTATCGTGCTTGCGGTCCTGTTACCAAAGAGGAATACGAATCGCGCGCCGAACGCTACGACAAACAAATGAAAGAGCTGATCGGCATTGATCCCGAAGGAAAGTCAACGGAAGAAAAAATGGCAATCACGCGTAATTATCGCGAAGATCGTTATGAGCAACTGCTGGATGCCGTATATTTCCGCCGCGGATGGACTAAAAACGGAGTTCCCAAAATCGACCATCTCAAAAAGATTGGAATGGACTTGCCCGAGGTGCTTTCAATCGTTGAAAACAAACAGGATTAA
- the ricT gene encoding regulatory iron-sulfur-containing complex subunit RicT: MSNEKNEFFTRGCSHRPKLNHKNDNLFSHGCCRRNSYDWLGAIKLPAAWVPFDFVEVRFKNSRKDFFKVPPKSDFVVGDIVAVEASPGHDIGIITLTGETTRLQMKKKKVNPDTYEGKKVYRKARPSDLEKWMSAVVQENTTMVKSKRIVQKLNLQMKMNDVEFQGDNTKAIFYYTAEERVDFRELIKVLAEEFGVRIEMKQVGVRQEASSLGGLGTCGRELCCSSWLYDFKSVSTHSARVQQISVNPQKLAGQCSKLKCCLNYEFDTYLDASRDIPSADILIKTKKGTASFQKADVFKKVIWYSYVTDVNNLIAIPLDIVKKIIADNAKGIIPDKLEQFVVVKEKKVDFENAEDALNRFDHRRKK, from the coding sequence ATGAGCAACGAAAAGAATGAATTTTTTACAAGGGGATGCTCTCATCGGCCCAAATTAAACCATAAGAACGATAACCTGTTCAGCCACGGATGTTGCAGACGCAATTCCTATGACTGGTTGGGCGCTATCAAACTTCCGGCAGCTTGGGTTCCTTTTGATTTTGTTGAGGTAAGGTTCAAAAACAGCCGCAAGGATTTTTTCAAAGTTCCTCCCAAGTCTGATTTTGTTGTAGGTGATATCGTTGCCGTTGAGGCTTCGCCCGGGCATGATATCGGGATTATTACCCTCACCGGCGAGACCACCCGCCTGCAAATGAAAAAGAAAAAAGTAAATCCCGATACCTACGAAGGCAAAAAAGTATATCGTAAAGCACGGCCCTCAGATCTTGAAAAATGGATGTCGGCAGTGGTGCAGGAAAATACCACCATGGTCAAATCAAAACGCATCGTTCAGAAGCTTAATCTGCAGATGAAAATGAACGATGTGGAGTTTCAGGGAGATAACACCAAGGCAATTTTTTATTATACCGCCGAAGAACGCGTCGATTTCCGCGAACTTATCAAAGTACTCGCCGAAGAATTTGGCGTTCGCATTGAAATGAAACAGGTAGGTGTCAGACAGGAGGCAAGCAGTCTGGGAGGATTAGGCACTTGCGGCCGAGAATTATGCTGCTCATCATGGCTCTATGATTTCAAATCCGTTTCCACTCATTCAGCCCGCGTACAACAGATTTCTGTAAATCCTCAGAAATTAGCAGGGCAATGCAGTAAGCTCAAATGCTGCCTGAACTATGAATTCGATACCTACCTCGATGCCAGCAGGGATATTCCTTCAGCCGACATTCTTATTAAAACGAAAAAAGGAACGGCATCCTTCCAGAAGGCCGATGTGTTCAAAAAAGTTATTTGGTATTCATACGTAACCGATGTGAACAATCTGATTGCGATTCCACTCGATATCGTGAAAAAGATTATTGCCGATAATGCCAAAGGAATTATCCCCGACAAACTCGAACAATTTGTTGTGGTTAAAGAGAAAAAAGTGGATTTTGAAAATGCAGAAGACGCGCTGAATCGCTTTGATCACCGCCGTAAAAAATAA
- a CDS encoding pyrimidine/purine nucleoside phosphorylase, with protein sequence MFKTNEYFDGKVKSIAFSMPEGPATIGVMAAGDYEFGTSSVEYMTVTSGALTVKLPGAAEWKVFSAGETFIVETNTKFQLKVATDTSYLCLYR encoded by the coding sequence ATGTTTAAAACAAACGAATATTTCGACGGGAAAGTTAAATCCATTGCTTTTTCAATGCCCGAAGGTCCGGCAACCATTGGCGTTATGGCCGCAGGCGATTATGAATTCGGCACTTCATCGGTTGAATACATGACGGTAACAAGCGGTGCTCTCACCGTAAAATTGCCCGGTGCTGCTGAATGGAAAGTATTCAGCGCAGGCGAAACGTTTATTGTAGAGACCAACACAAAATTTCAGTTAAAGGTTGCAACCGATACATCCTATCTGTGCCTTTACAGGTAA
- a CDS encoding SUMF1/EgtB/PvdO family nonheme iron enzyme, with the protein MKKFGFLAVILMLALQVNANNIIVSNATCTGQNTGASPKYTGVKFNLTWDNSWRMSAGPANWDAAWIFVKYKVQGGNWAHATLSTTSTDHSIGNNNGTNMTFSPTSDGKGVFLYRSADGTGNINLSDVILRWNYGTDGVADAANLQVQVFAVEMVYIPAGPFFIGDGNVSLAPSGYGYKINNTGNNLPYKVISEAAITVCSSTYGNSDQVYDPNYSGGYTIPSSFPKGYAAFYLMKYEVSQKQYVDFFNTLPKNLTILNNRNLGNTGSYRNSFSWSGQVNDDAVLYGGISGDRAQSYLNGADAAAYADWAALRPMTELEYEKASRGCDNTGTPIPIFPVNLEYAWGNTTINYVSTALTNDGTVSEGIANPLSSTANCQYGSPYNSGPLRCGIFAAKGWASNQRTQSGASYYGVMELSGNLAELLMVSYNFYSGYPTLFNGSNGDGALNSNGNCDIASWSQTSNYSNSEVTTTYVRHWGMRGGSWIDGTSYCRTSDRSQVTSNPTSRSYNMGFRACRKP; encoded by the coding sequence ATGAAAAAGTTTGGTTTTTTAGCAGTGATCCTGATGCTTGCACTGCAGGTAAACGCGAATAACATCATTGTGAGCAATGCTACCTGTACGGGGCAAAATACAGGTGCTTCGCCAAAATACACGGGTGTAAAGTTCAATCTTACGTGGGATAACTCATGGCGCATGAGTGCGGGACCGGCGAACTGGGATGCCGCCTGGATTTTTGTGAAATACAAAGTACAGGGCGGAAACTGGGCACATGCGACACTTTCAACCACTTCAACAGACCATTCTATTGGTAATAACAATGGAACAAACATGACTTTTTCACCAACCTCTGATGGTAAAGGAGTTTTTCTGTACCGCTCAGCCGACGGTACCGGCAATATTAATTTATCTGATGTAATACTCAGATGGAATTACGGAACCGATGGTGTTGCTGATGCCGCGAACCTTCAGGTTCAGGTATTTGCCGTTGAAATGGTTTATATCCCGGCAGGTCCGTTTTTTATCGGTGATGGTAATGTGAGTCTGGCACCTTCAGGATACGGCTATAAAATTAACAACACCGGGAATAATCTGCCTTATAAAGTAATTAGTGAAGCGGCCATAACGGTTTGCAGCAGCACCTATGGTAACTCTGATCAGGTATATGACCCCAATTATTCGGGCGGCTATACAATACCATCAAGCTTTCCAAAAGGATACGCGGCTTTTTATCTGATGAAATATGAGGTTTCTCAAAAACAGTACGTTGATTTTTTCAATACGCTTCCAAAAAATCTCACGATTTTAAATAATCGGAATTTAGGAAATACCGGAAGTTACAGGAATAGCTTCAGCTGGAGTGGACAGGTGAATGACGATGCTGTTTTATATGGCGGCATAAGTGGCGATCGTGCACAAAGCTACCTGAATGGAGCAGATGCCGCGGCTTACGCCGACTGGGCGGCGCTCAGGCCTATGACAGAGCTGGAATACGAAAAAGCAAGCAGGGGATGCGATAATACAGGAACTCCAATTCCTATCTTCCCGGTGAATCTGGAATATGCCTGGGGCAATACTACTATCAACTACGTTTCAACTGCGCTTACGAACGACGGCACGGTTTCCGAAGGAATTGCAAACCCATTAAGCAGCACGGCTAATTGCCAATATGGTTCACCCTATAACAGCGGCCCTTTGCGTTGCGGAATATTTGCTGCCAAAGGATGGGCCTCCAACCAACGGACACAATCAGGCGCATCCTATTATGGTGTAATGGAGCTGTCCGGTAATTTGGCTGAATTACTCATGGTTAGCTACAATTTTTATAGTGGATATCCGACACTTTTTAATGGTTCTAATGGTGATGGCGCATTGAACAGTAACGGAAACTGTGACATTGCCTCATGGTCGCAAACATCCAACTATTCAAACTCAGAAGTTACAACAACTTATGTGAGGCATTGGGGAATGCGTGGTGGAAGCTGGATTGACGGCACCTCATATTGCCGCACTTCCGACCGCTCGCAGGTTACCTCTAATCCTACCAGCCGGTCATATAACATGGGCTTCAGAGCTTGCCGTAAGCCATAA
- a CDS encoding gliding motility lipoprotein GldH, with product MHNNFIQSRARRVLQKSVLLMMPFVVFFLTACDSKMVYEKNKKMDEATWNSTDIVKFNVAIPDTVTGYNYYINIRNTTDYGFANLFMFVKTVYPDGKISVDTVECYLADIQGRWLGKGQGRIIDNRILFRKSVRFPQAGVYSFEYEQGMRVNQLYGIEDIGIRIEKSE from the coding sequence ATGCACAATAATTTCATTCAATCCCGGGCGCGCAGAGTGCTTCAAAAATCCGTTTTATTGATGATGCCTTTCGTCGTTTTTTTTCTTACCGCATGCGATTCGAAAATGGTATATGAGAAAAATAAAAAAATGGATGAGGCAACATGGAACAGTACCGATATTGTGAAATTCAACGTCGCCATACCCGATACCGTTACCGGATATAACTATTATATCAATATCAGGAATACTACCGATTACGGCTTTGCAAACCTGTTTATGTTCGTGAAAACAGTTTACCCCGACGGCAAAATTTCTGTGGATACGGTTGAATGTTATCTTGCCGATATTCAGGGACGATGGCTTGGTAAAGGGCAGGGTCGAATCATTGATAACAGGATACTTTTTCGTAAGAGCGTTCGCTTTCCTCAGGCCGGAGTTTATTCGTTTGAATACGAACAGGGAATGCGTGTAAACCAGCTTTACGGAATTGAAGACATCGGAATCAGAATAGAGAAATCAGAATAA
- a CDS encoding endonuclease/exonuclease/phosphatase family protein, whose translation MDKCIFVLIPFIRMHIRKTTCLLLLLLLIATVNGYSQQGPDSPTIGVMTYNIRYNDGSVGMFSWENRKVLLLKLIKDEKPALLGMQEVVKEQLDYLSKELPAYKSFGVGREDGKQAGEYAPVFYDSNRFQIMDSGYFWLSATPGIPKLGWNASCIRIVTWVKLSDKLSGKQCWFFNTHFDHVGQRARRKSAVLLLHKISEICGESDVIVTGDFNLSSKNIVYRRLTNKINGLADTKKISETGHSGPNGSFVGFPYMTRKHSDIDMILIRRGSARVLNHKTIDYEHSGTYPSDHLPVITTILFSK comes from the coding sequence GTGGATAAATGTATATTTGTGCTGATTCCGTTTATCCGTATGCATATCAGAAAAACCACATGCCTGCTTTTATTATTGTTGCTGATTGCAACAGTTAACGGGTATTCTCAGCAGGGACCTGACAGCCCGACGATAGGAGTGATGACTTACAATATCCGTTACAACGATGGTTCCGTTGGCATGTTCTCATGGGAAAACAGAAAGGTGCTGCTTCTGAAACTGATTAAAGATGAAAAGCCTGCTTTGCTTGGGATGCAGGAAGTTGTAAAGGAACAGCTCGATTATCTTTCTAAAGAACTGCCAGCATACAAATCGTTTGGTGTTGGCCGTGAAGATGGAAAACAAGCGGGAGAATATGCGCCCGTATTTTATGATTCCAACCGGTTTCAGATTATGGACAGTGGCTATTTCTGGCTCTCTGCTACGCCCGGCATTCCTAAGTTAGGATGGAATGCATCATGCATTCGTATTGTAACATGGGTGAAATTATCCGACAAACTTTCAGGAAAACAATGTTGGTTTTTCAACACGCACTTTGATCATGTGGGGCAACGTGCCCGTCGCAAGAGCGCGGTATTGCTGCTGCATAAAATATCGGAAATTTGTGGTGAGTCGGATGTAATAGTTACGGGCGATTTTAACCTCAGCAGCAAAAATATTGTTTACCGGAGGCTTACCAATAAAATCAATGGTCTCGCAGATACCAAAAAAATATCTGAAACCGGACATTCAGGTCCCAACGGCTCTTTCGTGGGATTTCCTTATATGACGAGAAAGCACAGCGATATTGATATGATATTAATTCGTCGCGGAAGCGCGCGTGTGCTCAATCACAAAACAATTGATTACGAACATTCGGGTACGTACCCATCCGATCACTTGCCCGTAATCACAACCATTTTATTTAGTAAATAA